The following proteins are encoded in a genomic region of Triticum dicoccoides isolate Atlit2015 ecotype Zavitan chromosome 1B, WEW_v2.0, whole genome shotgun sequence:
- the LOC119348724 gene encoding peroxidase 2-like, producing the protein MAAASLKLSVALACVLLLSSSACHGLEVGYYKKTCPRVEAIVRDEVKKFVYKNAGIGAGLIRMFFHDCFVQGCDGSVLLDPTPANPQPEKLSPPNFPSLRGFEVIDAAKDAVEKACPGVVSCADIVAFASRDAAYFLSKMKIKINMPAGRLDGRVSNSTEALDNLPPPFFNLDQLVASFAAKGLSAEDMVVLSGAHTIGVSHCSSFVSDRIAVTSDIDGGFANFLRRRCPANPSTANDPTVNQDVVTPNALDNQYYKNVLAHKVLFTSDAALLTTPATTQMVRDSANIPGQWEAKFNKAMVKMGAIDVKTGKQGEIRRKCRVVNH; encoded by the coding sequence ATGGCCGCAGCTTCCCTTAAGCTTTCTGTTGCGCTGGCATGCGTACTGCTGCTGTCGTCGTCGGCGTGCCATGGCCTGGAGGTGGGTTACTACAAGAAGACATGCCCCCGAGTGGAGGCCATCGTGAGGGACGAGGTGAAGAAGTTCGTCTACAAGAACGCCGGCATCGGCGCCGGCCTCATCCGCATGttcttccacgactgcttcgtccAGGGATGTGATGGCTCCGTCCTCCTCGACCCGACGCCGGCCAACCCGCAGCCCGAGAAGCTGAGCCCTCCCAACTTCCCCAGCCTGCGTGGCTTCGAGGTGATCGACGCGGCCAAGGACGCCGTCGAGAAGGCGTGCCCCGGAGTGGTCTCGTGCGCCGACATCGTCGCCTTCGCCAGCCGCGACGCAGCCTACTTCCTTAGCAAGATGAAGATCAAGATCAACATGCCGGCGGGCCGCCTCGACGGCCGCGTTTCCAATTCCACGGAGGCCCTGGACAACCTGCCGCCACCATTCTTCAACCTCGACCAGCTCGTCGCCAGCTTCGCCGCTAAGGGCCTCAGCGCCGAGGACATGGTCGTGCTCTCCGGCGCCCACACCATCGGGGTCTCCCACTGCTCGTCCTTCGTCTCCGACCGCATCGCCGTCACCTCCGACATCGACGGTGGCTTCGCCAACTTCCTGAGGAGGAGGTGCCCCGCCAACCCGAGCACGGCCAACGACCCCACGGTGAACCAAGACGTGGTGACCCCCAACGCTCTCGATAACCAGTACTACAAGAATGTCCTCGCACACAAGGTGTTGTTCACGTCCGACGCCGCCCTTCTCACGACACCGGCGACGACACAGATGGTGCGCGACAGTGCCAACATCCCCGGGCAGTGGGAGGCCAAGTTTAACAAGGCCATGGTCAAGATGGGAGCCATCGATGTGAAGACCGGCAAGCAAGGCGAAATCAGGAGGAAGTGCAGGGTCGTCAACCACTGA